From a region of the Pectobacterium aquaticum genome:
- the nrfB gene encoding cytochrome c nitrite reductase pentaheme subunit → MSVLRSLLTAGVLVSGLLWALPGLTQPAPQAEKGERWEVMPQRNPDEACLQCHKPEEDGMQGKHASAVNPHNQKQLTCTNCHGKPSPMHREGVRDVMRFNFPMYKVEEQNSVCMSCHTPEQLQKSFWPHDVHVAKVACASCHQLHPTQDSMQTLNDKSRIKLCVDCHSDQRNNPDFNPASVHLGNKRQP, encoded by the coding sequence ATGAGCGTATTACGTTCGTTATTGACTGCCGGGGTGCTGGTATCAGGCCTGCTTTGGGCATTGCCAGGGCTGACGCAGCCCGCACCTCAGGCGGAAAAAGGAGAGCGCTGGGAGGTCATGCCGCAGCGCAATCCCGATGAGGCTTGTCTACAGTGCCATAAACCGGAAGAGGATGGCATGCAGGGCAAGCATGCCTCCGCCGTCAACCCGCATAATCAAAAACAACTGACCTGCACCAACTGTCACGGCAAGCCATCGCCGATGCACCGCGAAGGCGTTAGAGATGTCATGCGCTTTAACTTCCCGATGTACAAAGTGGAAGAGCAAAACAGCGTCTGTATGTCATGCCATACGCCGGAACAGCTGCAAAAATCGTTTTGGCCACACGATGTGCACGTCGCGAAAGTGGCCTGTGCCAGCTGCCATCAACTGCATCCCACGCAGGATAGTATGCAGACGCTGAACGACAAGAGTCGCATCAAACTGTGTGTGGATTGCCATAGCGATCAGCGCAATAACCCAGACTTCAACCCAGCCTCAGTTCATCTGGGTAATAAGAGGCAGCCATGA
- the nrfC gene encoding cytochrome c nitrite reductase Fe-S protein, which yields MSCSRRQFLARIGGLIAITSTAGQVVAQTLNINGVRYGMIHDESRCIGCTACMDACREVNQVPEGVSRLTIVRSEPIGTFPDVKYRFFRHSCQHCDHAPCVDVCPTGASYRDAASGIVDVNPDLCVGCQYCIAACPYQVRFIHPKTKTADKCDFCRKTNLKAGKLPACVLSCPTNALTFGNLDDPDSEISRLLRQQPTYRYKIALGTRPKVYRVPFKYGEVHQ from the coding sequence ATGAGTTGCTCTCGTCGTCAATTTCTTGCCCGTATAGGGGGGCTGATTGCCATCACCAGTACGGCGGGGCAGGTCGTCGCACAGACGCTGAATATCAACGGCGTCCGCTACGGCATGATCCACGATGAATCGCGCTGTATCGGCTGTACAGCGTGTATGGATGCCTGCCGGGAAGTCAATCAGGTGCCGGAGGGGGTCTCGCGCCTGACGATCGTTCGCAGCGAACCAATCGGGACCTTCCCAGACGTGAAATATCGCTTTTTCCGTCACTCTTGTCAGCACTGTGATCATGCACCTTGTGTTGATGTGTGTCCTACCGGCGCGTCGTATCGCGATGCGGCAAGCGGCATTGTAGATGTGAATCCCGATCTGTGCGTAGGGTGCCAATACTGTATTGCTGCCTGTCCTTATCAGGTGCGCTTTATTCATCCGAAGACAAAAACGGCCGACAAGTGCGATTTTTGCCGCAAGACCAACCTGAAAGCCGGAAAACTGCCCGCCTGTGTGTTGTCTTGCCCGACGAACGCGCTGACGTTCGGCAACCTTGACGATCCTGATAGCGAGATTTCTCGCCTGCTCCGTCAACAGCCGACGTATCGCTACAAAATCGCGCTCGGCACTCGTCCTAAGGTTTATCGCGTACCGTTTAAATACGGGGAGGTTCATCAATGA
- the nrfD gene encoding cytochrome c nitrite reductase subunit NrfD, with protein MTPVSSSAFHFASLVWDWPIAIYLFLVGISAGLVTLAALLRRYHPEQATADSTLMRTTLILAPCTIIFGLLILVFHLTRPWTFWKLMFHYSFTSVMSVGVMLFQVYMAALAVWLVNIFSEQVIVLQQRWLPKLTLVPKVLGWLAPLQKSLDIVMLLLAVMLGAYTGFLLSALKTYPLLNNPILPALFLFSGVSSGAAVALIAMACRYRRNPHSEEAHFVHRVETPVVWLEIFLLFAFFIGLALGDDGKQRALVAAVGGGFWAVWFWLGVVGIGLVIPLLLKSWASRQHSPYGVLAVCGLSLVGVLLLRFFILYAGQLTVV; from the coding sequence ATGACGCCCGTGTCTTCAAGCGCATTCCATTTTGCTTCGTTAGTCTGGGACTGGCCGATTGCGATTTACCTGTTTTTGGTGGGCATTTCTGCGGGGCTGGTGACGCTGGCGGCCCTGCTGCGGCGCTACCACCCCGAGCAGGCAACCGCCGACAGTACGCTCATGCGCACCACGCTGATTCTTGCACCGTGCACCATTATCTTTGGATTGCTGATTCTGGTTTTCCACCTGACGCGCCCCTGGACGTTCTGGAAGCTGATGTTCCATTACAGCTTTACCTCGGTGATGTCGGTTGGGGTCATGCTGTTTCAGGTCTATATGGCGGCGCTGGCGGTCTGGCTGGTCAACATTTTCAGCGAGCAGGTTATCGTGCTGCAACAGCGCTGGCTACCGAAGCTGACCCTCGTTCCCAAGGTGCTAGGCTGGCTGGCACCGCTGCAGAAATCGCTGGATATCGTGATGTTGCTGCTGGCGGTGATGTTAGGGGCTTACACCGGATTTCTACTCTCCGCGCTGAAAACCTATCCGCTGCTGAATAACCCGATCTTACCGGCTTTATTCCTGTTTTCGGGGGTGTCCTCCGGTGCAGCCGTGGCGCTGATCGCCATGGCCTGCCGCTATCGCCGCAATCCGCATAGTGAAGAAGCGCACTTTGTACACCGTGTCGAAACGCCAGTCGTGTGGCTAGAAATCTTCTTGCTGTTTGCGTTCTTTATCGGCCTTGCTTTAGGGGACGATGGGAAGCAGCGGGCGCTGGTGGCCGCCGTGGGCGGGGGATTCTGGGCCGTGTGGTTCTGGCTGGGCGTGGTAGGGATTGGATTAGTTATTCCCTTGCTGCTCAAGTCATGGGCTAGCCGACAGCATTCACCTTATGGCGTGTTGGCGGTGTGCGGCCTGAGTCTGGTGGGCGTTTTGCTACTGCGTTTCTTTATCCTCTATGCGGGGCAGTTAACCGTTGTCTAA
- a CDS encoding heme lyase CcmF/NrfE family subunit: MLLLPEFGYVALSLAVCVGVAMALLTFSGYSLRWSGTYRLARCWTLVLFGLVLFAFIALTLSVVQDDFSVNYVAQHSHRDLPLGLKIAAVWGGHEGSLLLWLLCLTGWSAAFACRYRKATSDLFPLTLAMLAVISTAMLVFILFFSDPFVRLFPPVVAGRDLNPMLQHIGLILHPPLLYLGYGGLTVSAALALAALIHGAFTAPAAWICWRWTLPAWSLLTLGIILGSWWAYNELGWGGWWFWDPVENASLLPWLTASALLHSLSVTRMRGIFRHWSLILALLTFILCLLGTLIVRSGILVSVHAFALEHDRAVPLFILFACLSMAALAVYGWRAQLVHSAARFSGWSREIAILLVLLLFSAVALVVLLGTLYPMIYGLAGWGKISVGAPYFNRVLLPFGGLMLLLIGVAAGGYWKRSARWPVRRFEVTLAVGVITALVLWPHGYAVALAAGLIGWVMAAQWLQPLSAIRQQLPALLAHTGVALFALGIAFSAGSKQEISANVGQGEQVTLGDYHFRFLQLELVAEQNYTAEQAVIAIYRGDSSIARIMPERRYYNARKQQMVEPGIAWGPIREWYAVMGEKTGENRYAMRFYVQTGVRWVWGGGLLMVAGALLGWFRGRRAYE, from the coding sequence ATGTTGTTATTGCCAGAATTTGGGTATGTCGCGCTGTCGCTGGCGGTTTGCGTCGGTGTGGCGATGGCGTTGCTGACATTTTCAGGCTACTCCCTGCGCTGGTCGGGCACTTACCGGCTGGCGCGGTGCTGGACGTTAGTCCTGTTTGGTCTTGTGCTGTTCGCGTTTATCGCGTTGACGCTGAGCGTGGTGCAGGATGATTTCTCTGTGAATTACGTCGCCCAGCATAGCCATCGTGATTTACCGCTGGGGCTAAAAATTGCGGCGGTCTGGGGCGGGCATGAAGGATCGCTGCTGCTGTGGCTATTATGTTTGACTGGCTGGAGTGCCGCGTTTGCCTGCCGCTATCGCAAGGCGACGAGCGATCTGTTTCCGCTGACGCTGGCGATGCTGGCCGTGATTTCGACCGCGATGCTGGTGTTCATTCTGTTTTTTTCCGATCCTTTTGTGCGTCTCTTTCCGCCAGTGGTGGCGGGTAGGGATCTCAACCCGATGCTGCAACATATTGGCCTTATCCTTCATCCGCCGTTGCTCTATCTGGGCTATGGCGGGTTAACCGTGAGTGCGGCTCTGGCGCTAGCCGCACTGATTCACGGTGCGTTTACGGCACCAGCCGCCTGGATTTGCTGGCGCTGGACGCTGCCCGCCTGGAGCCTGTTGACGCTAGGAATCATCCTCGGATCGTGGTGGGCCTATAACGAACTGGGCTGGGGGGGATGGTGGTTCTGGGATCCGGTAGAGAACGCCTCGCTGCTCCCGTGGCTCACAGCCAGCGCATTACTGCACAGCCTGTCTGTCACCCGCATGCGCGGCATCTTCCGCCATTGGTCGCTGATATTGGCGTTGCTGACGTTCATTTTATGCCTGTTGGGCACGCTGATTGTGCGCTCCGGGATATTGGTGTCGGTTCATGCATTCGCTCTCGAACATGACCGTGCGGTACCTCTATTTATTCTGTTTGCCTGCTTGAGTATGGCTGCGCTAGCGGTTTATGGCTGGCGGGCTCAGCTTGTCCATTCTGCTGCCCGCTTCTCCGGCTGGTCGCGGGAAATAGCGATACTGCTGGTGCTGCTGTTATTCAGTGCCGTCGCGCTGGTGGTATTACTTGGCACGCTTTACCCGATGATCTATGGGCTGGCGGGCTGGGGAAAAATCTCCGTGGGCGCACCCTATTTTAACCGTGTGCTCTTACCCTTCGGTGGCCTGATGCTGTTGCTCATCGGGGTAGCAGCGGGAGGCTACTGGAAACGCAGTGCACGATGGCCTGTCCGGCGTTTCGAAGTGACGCTGGCTGTCGGTGTCATCACCGCGCTGGTCTTATGGCCGCATGGGTACGCCGTCGCACTGGCTGCGGGTCTGATCGGCTGGGTTATGGCCGCGCAGTGGTTACAGCCGCTGTCGGCGATACGTCAGCAGCTTCCTGCACTGTTGGCGCATACGGGCGTGGCGCTCTTTGCCCTGGGGATCGCGTTCTCTGCGGGTAGCAAGCAGGAAATCAGTGCCAATGTGGGTCAGGGAGAACAGGTCACGCTGGGCGACTACCATTTCCGATTTTTACAACTGGAGTTAGTGGCGGAGCAGAATTACACCGCCGAGCAGGCCGTGATTGCGATTTATCGTGGCGACTCATCGATCGCCCGCATCATGCCGGAACGTCGTTATTACAACGCACGTAAACAGCAGATGGTTGAGCCGGGCATTGCCTGGGGGCCGATCAGAGAATGGTATGCCGTGATGGGAGAGAAAACCGGCGAAAACCGCTATGCCATGCGTTTCTATGTGCAAACCGGTGTTCGCTGGGTGTGGGGCGGCGGCCTACTGATGGTCGCGGGCGCGCTGCTGGGGTGGTTCAGAGGGAGAAGGGCCTATGAATAA
- the nrfF gene encoding heme lyase NrfEFG subunit NrfF produces MNKYIALLFMLLAFSVQAQVVDTWAFSSQAQRQAAMAIAGELRCPQCQNQSLLESNSPVAVSMRHEVFSMVEQGKGKSEIMAFMNQRYGDFVQYNPPMKMQTGILWLTPLLLLLAIAVIAWRVMRRQNRGARS; encoded by the coding sequence ATGAATAAATACATTGCGCTCCTTTTCATGCTGCTGGCTTTTTCTGTACAGGCTCAGGTGGTCGATACCTGGGCGTTTTCCAGTCAGGCGCAGCGTCAGGCTGCGATGGCGATTGCGGGCGAATTACGCTGCCCACAATGCCAGAACCAGAGTCTGCTGGAATCGAATTCGCCCGTGGCGGTGAGTATGCGTCATGAGGTCTTTTCCATGGTGGAGCAGGGCAAGGGCAAGTCAGAAATTATGGCGTTTATGAATCAACGCTATGGCGACTTTGTTCAGTACAACCCACCGATGAAAATGCAAACCGGCATCCTTTGGCTCACGCCGCTGCTTTTGCTGTTAGCGATTGCGGTTATCGCGTGGCGGGTGATGCGGCGGCAAAATCGAGGGGCGCGCTCATGA
- the nrfG gene encoding heme lyase NrfEFG subunit NrfG, whose amino-acid sequence MSLLSVNLLDLNVLSMVFVAVAIVVLAAGLLWPLLPLRQSEGDGKLQRLAEHIWHFQCEQAGKHLSEHEAKMLGRELSHDLPLASPSSFTQRPMPAIAVVAAVIVILLGSVTFYMLSPRAELVQTERQRLADPLHDFSDAQQQEKQLTALQDNIRKTPGNSVLWAELGEYYLYRNAYDNALRAYRQAIGLKGDSAELYSALATVLYYQSGQAVTPPMQEMVDKALALDANEVTALMLLASDAFLKADYARAITIWQRLLDTYSPRVNRVQLIEAINTATLLKNSQK is encoded by the coding sequence ATGAGCCTGTTAAGCGTGAACCTGTTGGACCTGAACGTATTAAGTATGGTGTTCGTCGCTGTCGCGATTGTCGTTCTGGCGGCCGGGCTGCTATGGCCGCTACTGCCTCTGCGTCAGTCGGAGGGGGATGGCAAGCTACAGCGTTTAGCGGAGCACATCTGGCATTTTCAGTGTGAACAGGCAGGGAAGCATCTGTCCGAGCATGAGGCAAAGATGCTGGGTCGAGAGCTGTCCCACGATCTGCCGTTAGCCTCTCCTTCTTCTTTTACACAGCGCCCAATGCCCGCCATCGCCGTTGTGGCTGCGGTCATCGTTATTTTATTGGGCAGTGTGACGTTCTACATGCTAAGCCCGCGTGCTGAGCTGGTTCAGACGGAACGCCAGCGACTTGCCGATCCGCTCCACGATTTTAGCGACGCGCAACAGCAGGAAAAACAGCTTACTGCCTTGCAGGACAACATTCGTAAAACGCCGGGCAACAGCGTCCTCTGGGCTGAGCTGGGCGAATATTATCTTTACCGCAACGCGTATGACAACGCGTTACGCGCTTATCGGCAGGCGATTGGGCTGAAGGGTGACAGTGCTGAGCTGTATTCGGCACTGGCAACGGTGCTGTATTACCAGTCCGGTCAGGCCGTCACGCCGCCGATGCAAGAGATGGTTGATAAAGCGCTGGCGCTGGATGCCAATGAAGTGACAGCGCTGATGCTGCTGGCGTCTGATGCGTTCCTGAAAGCGGACTATGCGCGCGCGATTACGATTTGGCAGCGCTTGCTGGATACGTACAGCCCACGGGTTAACCGCGTTCAGTTGATCGAAGCGATCAACACGGCAACGTTGCTAAAGAACAGCCAGAAATAG
- the ccmA gene encoding cytochrome c biogenesis heme-transporting ATPase CcmA — protein MLEARDVVCIRDEHVLFSALSFTASAGEMVQIAGANGVGKTSLLRILSGLATPESGEICWQGQRINRMREQFNQQLLWLGHQPGIKSVLTGEENLRFFYPQQDQDALWQALAAVGLAGYEDVPVARLSAGQQRRVALARLWLTDIPLWILDEPLTALDVAGVDMLTQRMEHHIARGGIIILTTHQPLRPFAQDIRCIQLTPSEGTPSCGV, from the coding sequence ATGTTAGAAGCGCGCGATGTGGTTTGCATACGCGATGAGCATGTGCTGTTCAGCGCGTTGTCGTTTACGGCCAGCGCGGGAGAAATGGTGCAAATTGCCGGTGCCAACGGAGTGGGCAAAACATCGCTGTTGCGCATTTTAAGCGGTCTGGCGACGCCTGAATCGGGGGAGATCTGCTGGCAAGGGCAACGCATCAACCGTATGCGCGAGCAGTTTAATCAGCAGCTTCTGTGGTTAGGCCATCAGCCGGGCATCAAGAGTGTCCTGACGGGTGAAGAGAACCTGCGCTTTTTCTATCCGCAACAGGATCAGGATGCACTCTGGCAAGCGCTGGCCGCCGTCGGGCTGGCTGGCTATGAAGACGTGCCCGTGGCGCGTCTTTCGGCGGGACAACAGCGTCGTGTCGCGCTGGCGCGTTTGTGGCTCACCGACATCCCGCTGTGGATTCTGGATGAGCCGCTGACCGCGCTTGACGTGGCGGGCGTCGACATGCTGACACAGCGTATGGAACACCATATTGCGCGTGGCGGCATCATCATTTTAACCACTCACCAGCCGCTGCGTCCGTTCGCTCAGGATATTCGCTGTATCCAGCTTACGCCGAGTGAGGGAACCCCATCATGCGGCGTCTGA
- the ccmB gene encoding heme exporter protein CcmB — translation MRRLIARELRVALRNNAEILNPLWFFLIVIILFPLAIGPEPQLLMRVAPGVVWVAALLASLLGMDRLFRDDYQDGSLEQLTLLPLPLPLVVLAKVVVHWMVSGLPLLLLSPLAALLFGLDSHGWWVMALTLLLCTPTLSFLGAIGAGLTVGLRRSGVLLSLLVLPLTIPLLIFATAAVEAAMMQLPVGGYLAILGAFLAGSATLSPFATAAALRVSIQ, via the coding sequence ATGCGGCGTCTGATTGCCCGAGAACTGCGCGTTGCGTTGCGCAATAACGCGGAAATTCTTAACCCTCTGTGGTTCTTCCTGATCGTCATCATTTTGTTCCCTCTGGCTATTGGACCAGAGCCGCAGCTATTGATGCGCGTGGCACCCGGCGTGGTGTGGGTGGCGGCGCTGCTCGCTTCGCTGCTGGGGATGGATCGCCTTTTCCGCGATGACTATCAGGACGGTTCACTGGAACAGCTGACGCTGTTGCCCTTGCCGCTGCCGTTAGTGGTGTTGGCGAAAGTGGTGGTGCACTGGATGGTCAGTGGGCTGCCGCTGTTACTGCTTTCTCCGCTGGCGGCGCTGTTGTTTGGGCTGGACAGCCACGGCTGGTGGGTGATGGCGCTAACGTTGTTGCTCTGCACGCCAACGCTCAGTTTTCTGGGGGCTATTGGCGCGGGGTTAACGGTCGGGCTGCGCCGCAGCGGTGTGCTGTTAAGCCTGCTGGTCTTGCCGCTCACCATACCGCTGTTGATTTTTGCGACGGCGGCGGTCGAGGCCGCGATGATGCAACTGCCAGTCGGTGGGTATCTGGCGATCCTCGGTGCCTTTCTGGCGGGCAGCGCCACCCTGAGCCCGTTTGCCACGGCGGCGGCGTTGCGGGTGAGCATACAATAA
- a CDS encoding heme ABC transporter permease, producing MLKKNYQLTQPDRLYGLCGRLIPWVALISAALLIGGCLLGFGFAPADYQQGQGYRIMYLHVPAAVWSMGVYAVMAICALIGMIRQSKTAELAVAAMAPVGAVFTFIALTTGATWGKPMWGTWWVWDARLTSELVLLFLYVGIIALYNAFDDRRLAGRAAAILVLVGVVNLPIIHFSVEWWNTLHQGSTKMQKTIDPAMRLPLRIMMLGFMSLFVTLSLMRLRNLILVQQRRAPWVAALLNKGGIAR from the coding sequence ATGTTGAAAAAAAACTATCAGCTTACGCAGCCGGATCGCCTTTATGGCCTTTGCGGCAGGCTTATCCCCTGGGTTGCCTTGATCAGCGCCGCGTTGCTGATTGGCGGTTGTCTGCTGGGATTTGGGTTTGCGCCTGCGGATTATCAGCAAGGGCAAGGGTATCGCATTATGTACCTGCACGTGCCAGCGGCCGTGTGGTCGATGGGCGTCTATGCGGTGATGGCGATATGTGCGCTTATCGGGATGATTCGGCAGTCAAAAACGGCGGAGCTTGCCGTGGCGGCGATGGCACCGGTCGGCGCGGTGTTTACCTTTATTGCGCTGACGACGGGCGCCACCTGGGGGAAACCGATGTGGGGAACCTGGTGGGTGTGGGATGCGCGTCTGACGTCGGAACTCGTTCTGCTGTTTCTGTACGTGGGCATCATCGCGCTCTACAACGCGTTTGACGATCGCCGTCTTGCCGGTCGTGCGGCGGCCATTCTGGTGCTGGTTGGCGTGGTGAATTTACCCATCATCCATTTCTCGGTCGAGTGGTGGAATACCCTGCATCAGGGATCGACAAAAATGCAGAAAACGATCGATCCCGCTATGCGTCTCCCGCTGCGGATCATGATGTTAGGATTTATGAGCTTATTCGTGACGTTGTCACTCATGCGCTTGCGTAACTTGATACTGGTGCAGCAGCGCCGCGCGCCCTGGGTGGCTGCACTGCTTAATAAAGGAGGAATAGCACGATGA
- the ccmD gene encoding heme exporter protein CcmD, producing the protein MNIAFTSWQDFFAMGGYAFYVWLAVVLTLLPLSVLVGHTLLSRRALLSDIRRQQAREQRKNTARQSETIEVVQ; encoded by the coding sequence ATGAACATCGCTTTCACGAGTTGGCAAGATTTCTTTGCGATGGGCGGCTATGCCTTTTACGTGTGGCTGGCTGTGGTGCTAACGCTGTTACCGCTGAGCGTATTGGTCGGTCATACCCTGTTGAGTCGCCGCGCATTGCTGAGTGATATCCGCCGCCAGCAGGCGCGCGAGCAGCGTAAGAATACGGCCCGCCAGTCGGAAACGATAGAGGTGGTGCAATGA
- the ccmE gene encoding cytochrome c maturation protein CcmE: MSTPRKTRLYAIVAVVCGAVVTIALTLYALSSNIDLFYTPSEILYGKNETQEKPAIGQRLRVGGMVMPGSVRRDSQSLEVRFTVYDAQGSVEVTYNGMLPDLFREGQGVVAQGILDTDDHIMAKEVLARHDENYTPPEIKAAMEGQNGHATAAATEGKRL; this comes from the coding sequence ATGAGTACACCGCGTAAAACTCGCCTCTATGCCATCGTGGCCGTGGTCTGCGGTGCGGTAGTGACGATAGCGCTGACGCTCTATGCGTTGAGCTCAAATATCGATCTCTTTTATACGCCCAGTGAAATTCTTTACGGCAAGAACGAAACGCAGGAAAAACCGGCGATCGGGCAGCGTTTGCGCGTCGGCGGCATGGTGATGCCGGGCAGCGTGCGCCGCGACAGCCAAAGTCTGGAAGTCCGCTTCACCGTTTATGATGCGCAGGGCTCCGTGGAGGTGACCTATAACGGGATGCTGCCGGATCTGTTCCGCGAGGGGCAAGGGGTGGTGGCGCAGGGCATTCTGGATACCGACGATCATATTATGGCGAAAGAAGTGCTTGCCCGACATGATGAAAACTACACGCCACCGGAAATTAAGGCGGCGATGGAAGGGCAAAACGGTCATGCAACGGCAGCGGCCACAGAGGGTAAACGGTTATGA
- a CDS encoding heme lyase CcmF/NrfE family subunit has protein sequence MMPEVGNYLLCLALGVALLLSVYPLWGASRQDTRLMALARPLAWALFACILASFLVLVYALVINDFTVLYVANNSNRALPVWYRVAAAWGAHEGSLLLWVLLMSGWTFAVAVFSRGMSLDAVARVLAVMGMINVGFLLFIILTSNPFTRTLPDYPIDGRDLNPLLQDVGLIFHPPLLYMGYVGFSVAFAFAVASLLAERLDSAWARWSRPWTQAAWSFLTLGIVLGSGWAYYELGWGGWWFWDPVENASLMPWLVGTALLHSLSVTEKRGSFKAWTVLLAIGAFSLCLLGTFLVRSGVLVSVHAFASDPARGMFILAFLVIVIGGSLLLFAIKGNRVRARVTNSLWSRETFLLGNNLILMAATLVVLLGTLLPLVHKQLGLGSISIGAPFFNTMFTLLMAPFALLLGVGPLVRWRRDEPQKLRKLLLIALAVTAALSLLLPWLLQDSLVAMTMVGLSMALWVFFLTVYELHTSSTRRHGLLRGLTTLSLSQWGMVCGHIGLAVTVVGIAFSQNYSVERDVRMRAGDSIEIHDYRFTFQGVRDVVGPNWQSAKGTVEVTHNGKPEAILKAEKRFYNTSGAIMTEAAIDAGVTRDLYAALGEKLDDGSWAVRLYYKPFIRWIWYGGGLMALGGILCMFDPRYRLRRAVRGTAS, from the coding sequence ATGATGCCTGAAGTAGGCAATTATCTGCTCTGTCTGGCGCTGGGCGTCGCGCTGTTGCTCAGCGTGTATCCGCTTTGGGGCGCGTCGCGTCAGGATACGCGTCTGATGGCGCTGGCGCGTCCTCTTGCCTGGGCGCTGTTTGCATGCATTTTGGCTTCCTTCCTCGTGTTGGTGTATGCGCTGGTGATCAATGATTTCACCGTCCTCTACGTAGCCAACAACTCGAACCGCGCGCTGCCAGTATGGTATCGCGTGGCAGCCGCGTGGGGCGCACATGAAGGATCGCTGCTGCTCTGGGTGCTGCTGATGAGCGGCTGGACCTTCGCCGTGGCGGTATTCAGTCGGGGGATGTCGCTGGATGCGGTCGCCCGCGTGCTGGCCGTCATGGGGATGATTAATGTCGGCTTCTTGCTGTTCATCATCCTGACGTCGAATCCCTTTACGCGCACGCTACCGGACTATCCGATTGACGGACGCGATCTCAACCCGCTGTTGCAGGATGTCGGGTTAATTTTCCACCCTCCGCTGCTTTACATGGGCTATGTCGGGTTTTCCGTGGCGTTTGCGTTTGCGGTCGCCTCGCTGCTGGCTGAGCGACTGGACAGTGCATGGGCGCGCTGGTCCCGACCGTGGACGCAGGCGGCCTGGTCGTTCCTGACGCTGGGTATCGTGCTCGGTTCGGGCTGGGCGTATTACGAACTCGGCTGGGGCGGCTGGTGGTTCTGGGATCCGGTGGAGAATGCGTCATTGATGCCGTGGCTGGTGGGCACGGCGCTGCTGCATTCGCTATCGGTCACCGAAAAACGCGGCAGTTTCAAGGCCTGGACGGTGTTGCTGGCCATCGGGGCGTTCTCGCTCTGCCTGTTGGGGACGTTTTTGGTGCGTTCCGGTGTATTGGTGTCGGTGCATGCGTTTGCCTCCGATCCGGCGCGCGGTATGTTTATTCTCGCGTTTCTGGTCATTGTCATCGGCGGTTCTTTGCTGCTGTTTGCCATCAAAGGCAACCGGGTACGGGCGCGGGTCACGAATTCGCTCTGGTCGCGTGAGACTTTCTTGCTCGGCAATAACCTGATCCTGATGGCGGCCACGCTCGTCGTGCTGCTGGGAACGCTGCTGCCGCTGGTGCATAAGCAACTGGGCTTGGGCAGCATTTCGATTGGTGCGCCGTTCTTCAACACCATGTTCACCCTGCTAATGGCACCGTTTGCCTTACTGCTGGGCGTGGGGCCGCTGGTTCGCTGGCGGCGCGACGAGCCGCAAAAGCTGCGTAAGCTGCTGCTGATTGCGCTGGCCGTGACCGCCGCGCTGTCGCTGCTACTGCCGTGGCTGTTACAGGATTCCCTTGTTGCCATGACGATGGTTGGCCTGTCGATGGCGCTGTGGGTGTTCTTCTTAACGGTGTACGAGCTGCATACCAGCTCCACCCGTCGTCATGGTTTGCTGCGCGGTTTGACCACACTTTCACTGAGCCAGTGGGGCATGGTGTGCGGTCATATTGGGCTGGCGGTGACGGTGGTAGGCATCGCCTTCAGCCAGAATTATAGCGTTGAGCGCGATGTGCGGATGCGGGCAGGCGACAGCATCGAGATCCACGATTACCGTTTTACGTTTCAAGGCGTGCGTGATGTCGTGGGGCCGAACTGGCAAAGCGCGAAAGGGACGGTTGAGGTGACGCACAACGGTAAGCCGGAAGCGATCTTGAAGGCGGAAAAACGCTTCTACAACACCAGTGGCGCGATCATGACGGAAGCCGCCATTGATGCGGGTGTGACGCGCGATCTCTATGCGGCTTTGGGTGAAAAGCTCGATGACGGTAGCTGGGCGGTGCGGTTGTATTACAAACCGTTTATCCGCTGGATTTGGTACGGCGGGGGGCTGATGGCGTTAGGCGGCATCCTGTGCATGTTTGACCCGCGCTATCGCCTGCGTCGCGCCGTTCGGGGGACAGCATCATGA